A stretch of Paenibacillus peoriae DNA encodes these proteins:
- a CDS encoding sugar ABC transporter ATP-binding protein produces the protein MSSQVYTLEMKKISKQFAGVDALRAVDFTVQGGEIHALLGANGAGKSTLMKILSGAYHSDQGAIVVGGKELNISSPWEAKRVGIHCVYQEVDSALVPQLTVAENIVMDDLSAPDGRWWTAPVSMRRRAREALARLEVDIDVRRYVSELTLAEKQLVLISRILTQQANAIIFDEPTAPLSEEETRRLFRTIHTLKDEGVACILITHRLPEVIEYSDRVTVMRDGERVFTGPASDLSVGDIVTHMLGKTFEEEFPKTEVPIGETVLEAKGLHKGLRVHGIDVQVRCGEILSIVGLVGAGKTELSRLLTGADKPDKGELTFKGRSIRLREPADAVAQGIVSIPEERRKQGVLIEESVERNLSLPLLGKLSVLGFISRRKERNNGNGIVASLGIKTPSLRQNVKYLSGGNQQKVAIGKWLHSGADVFVFDEPTKGVDIGAKSDIFRIIGELAEQGKAIIYLTCEFAEGIGIGDRIAVMYDGKIIKEFARGEVEQEQLLLYASGGEEVHS, from the coding sequence ATGAGTTCACAAGTATATACATTGGAAATGAAGAAAATTAGCAAACAGTTTGCTGGTGTAGATGCGCTGCGAGCCGTGGATTTTACAGTGCAGGGTGGCGAGATTCACGCTCTGCTGGGCGCCAACGGGGCAGGGAAAAGTACATTGATGAAGATTCTGTCCGGTGCGTATCATTCCGATCAGGGAGCTATCGTAGTTGGTGGCAAGGAACTGAACATTAGTTCACCGTGGGAGGCCAAAAGAGTGGGAATTCACTGTGTGTATCAGGAGGTCGATTCAGCGCTTGTACCACAGTTAACTGTTGCTGAAAATATTGTAATGGACGATTTGTCAGCCCCTGATGGTCGATGGTGGACTGCACCGGTTTCTATGCGCAGACGAGCGCGTGAGGCATTAGCACGTCTGGAGGTAGATATTGACGTGCGACGATATGTGTCTGAATTGACGTTGGCAGAAAAACAGCTTGTACTTATATCACGCATTCTGACACAGCAAGCCAATGCCATCATTTTTGACGAGCCTACGGCGCCGCTCAGCGAAGAAGAAACGCGACGTTTGTTCCGCACAATCCATACACTCAAGGATGAGGGAGTTGCATGTATCCTCATCACACACCGATTGCCGGAGGTTATCGAATACAGTGACCGTGTTACGGTGATGCGTGATGGTGAGCGCGTGTTCACGGGACCTGCGTCTGATTTAAGTGTAGGTGACATCGTTACGCATATGCTTGGGAAAACATTTGAGGAGGAATTCCCAAAAACAGAGGTACCGATTGGTGAAACGGTATTGGAAGCGAAAGGGCTTCACAAAGGATTACGAGTGCACGGCATTGATGTACAGGTCCGATGTGGTGAGATTCTCTCTATTGTAGGTTTGGTTGGTGCAGGCAAGACAGAGTTGTCACGACTTCTTACAGGAGCAGACAAGCCGGATAAGGGAGAGCTGACCTTTAAAGGTCGCTCCATTCGATTGAGAGAACCAGCGGATGCGGTAGCTCAAGGAATTGTGTCCATACCCGAGGAGCGACGGAAGCAGGGGGTGCTAATTGAGGAGAGTGTGGAAAGAAACCTTAGTCTTCCGCTTTTGGGCAAACTGAGTGTCCTTGGTTTCATCAGTCGGCGTAAAGAACGAAATAACGGTAATGGGATTGTCGCCTCTCTCGGTATTAAGACACCATCGCTCCGTCAGAATGTTAAATATTTAAGTGGCGGGAATCAGCAAAAGGTTGCTATTGGGAAATGGCTGCATTCCGGAGCGGATGTATTTGTTTTTGACGAGCCAACCAAGGGTGTAGATATAGGGGCAAAAAGTGATATTTTTCGTATCATTGGTGAGTTGGCGGAGCAAGGAAAAGCGATCATTTATCTAACCTGTGAATTTGCTGAAGGGATTGGCATTGGTGATCGGATTGCAGTGATGTATGATGGCAAAATTATAAAGGAATTTGCTCGGGGCGAAGTGGAACAGGAACAGCTTCTGTTGTATGCCAGCGGGGGTGAAGAGGTGCATTCATGA
- a CDS encoding sugar ABC transporter substrate-binding protein: MDIQKEFQRHKKLGLGGIMLLVLVLLVTACGVPKTESGTQGTSTAESNTTNEKTDNLNLKGKRVALIMEFNTGTFSQQYVQGVEEEVKKFGGTLTKFVADNDKAKMASLLDSAINQQFDVILTDHGDALLETGLKKAISRNIPVIVFDAAVNVPGAVVLSQDDQSMAELTLEQMKKDIGGKGNIVKVWVAGFAPMERRQVAYGAFLKSNPDIKEIATFGSAQNPALDTQAKMEAVLKQYPKGEITAVWAAWDEFAKGAARAIQQAGRTEIKVYGIDMSDEDLQMIQDPKNPWVASAAVDPTDIGRVQVRYAYQKLHGDNPEEKVVLKAVYVQREALPDKQISTSELSQYVKGWGQSEQGYKDWMKEYETSK, translated from the coding sequence ATGGATATCCAAAAAGAGTTCCAAAGACACAAAAAGCTAGGACTGGGAGGTATCATGCTACTGGTGCTGGTTTTGCTGGTCACTGCATGTGGCGTGCCGAAAACAGAGAGCGGCACTCAAGGGACAAGCACTGCGGAATCGAATACAACAAACGAAAAAACGGACAACTTAAATCTAAAGGGTAAACGGGTTGCGTTGATCATGGAGTTTAACACGGGCACATTTTCGCAACAGTATGTTCAAGGTGTGGAAGAGGAAGTTAAAAAATTTGGCGGTACGCTGACTAAGTTTGTGGCAGATAACGATAAGGCTAAAATGGCTTCCCTGCTTGATAGTGCGATTAACCAGCAGTTTGATGTCATTTTGACTGATCACGGTGATGCATTGCTGGAAACAGGGTTGAAAAAAGCAATTTCCCGCAATATTCCTGTTATCGTGTTCGATGCTGCCGTCAATGTTCCGGGTGCGGTAGTGCTCTCACAGGATGACCAAAGCATGGCTGAGCTGACGCTGGAGCAAATGAAGAAGGATATCGGTGGCAAAGGCAACATTGTGAAAGTATGGGTTGCCGGATTTGCGCCGATGGAACGTCGTCAGGTTGCTTATGGTGCATTTTTGAAATCCAATCCGGATATTAAAGAAATTGCGACTTTTGGTTCGGCTCAGAATCCTGCGTTGGATACGCAAGCCAAAATGGAAGCTGTATTAAAGCAATATCCTAAGGGCGAAATTACAGCCGTCTGGGCGGCATGGGATGAATTTGCCAAAGGCGCAGCACGTGCCATCCAACAAGCGGGACGTACGGAAATTAAAGTCTACGGCATTGACATGAGCGACGAGGACTTGCAAATGATCCAAGACCCGAAAAATCCTTGGGTGGCCTCGGCAGCCGTAGATCCAACAGATATCGGGCGCGTACAAGTGCGCTATGCATATCAGAAGCTGCATGGGGATAATCCGGAGGAGAAAGTCGTACTGAAGGCTGTATATGTGCAACGCGAAGCGTTGCCGGATAAGCAAATTTCCACATCCGAGCTGTCCCAATATGTGAAGGGCTGGGGCCAAAGCGAACAGGGCTATAAGGATTGGATGAAGGAATATGAAACGTCCAAATAA
- the spoIVA gene encoding stage IV sporulation protein A, whose translation MEKVDIFKDIAERTGGDIYLGVVGAVRTGKSTFIKRFMETIVLPNITSEADRARAVDELPQSAAGKTIMTTEPKFVPNNAVQIKVTEGLDVNVRLVDCVGYAVEGAKGYEDENGPRMISTPWFEEPIPFQEAAEIGTRKVIQEHSTLGVVVTTDGTIAEIPRSSYVESEERVIEELKEVGKPFVLVINSTHPRSDETLQLRGELAAKYDIPVMTLSAATMTEDDVTGVLREVLYEFPVHEVNVNLPSWVMVLNEEHWLRSNYENSVRDTVKDIRRLRDVDRVVGQFMEYEFIDRAGLSGMNMGQGVAEIDLYAPDELYDQILVEVVGVEIRGKDHLLQMMQDFAHAKREYDRFAEALEMVKTTGYGIAAPSLSEMALDDPQLIRQGTRFGVRLKATAPSIHMIRVDVESEFAPIIGTEKQSEELMRYLMQDFENDPIKIWESDIFGRSLHSIVREGIQGKIAMMPDNARYKLQETLGRIINEGSGGLIAIIL comes from the coding sequence TTGGAGAAAGTGGACATTTTTAAAGACATTGCCGAACGTACCGGAGGAGACATTTATCTTGGGGTCGTCGGCGCAGTCCGAACAGGAAAATCAACGTTTATCAAGCGGTTTATGGAGACGATTGTTCTGCCAAACATTACAAGTGAGGCGGACCGTGCCCGTGCCGTAGACGAGTTGCCGCAAAGTGCGGCAGGCAAGACGATCATGACGACGGAGCCTAAATTCGTACCGAATAATGCCGTCCAGATCAAAGTAACGGAAGGACTGGATGTGAATGTACGTCTGGTTGACTGTGTAGGATATGCAGTAGAAGGAGCAAAAGGGTACGAGGATGAAAATGGTCCGAGGATGATCTCCACACCATGGTTCGAAGAACCCATTCCTTTTCAGGAAGCGGCAGAAATTGGTACACGCAAGGTTATTCAAGAGCATTCGACGCTTGGTGTAGTAGTCACTACAGACGGCACGATTGCGGAAATCCCGCGCAGCTCTTATGTAGAGTCGGAGGAACGCGTCATTGAGGAGTTGAAGGAAGTTGGCAAGCCATTTGTTTTGGTTATCAACTCCACACATCCGCGCAGTGATGAAACACTCCAGCTTCGCGGTGAGCTGGCTGCCAAGTACGATATACCAGTCATGACACTCAGCGCGGCGACGATGACGGAAGATGATGTTACAGGCGTACTTCGTGAAGTATTGTATGAATTTCCGGTGCATGAGGTGAATGTAAACCTGCCGAGCTGGGTCATGGTACTGAACGAAGAGCACTGGCTGCGTAGCAATTATGAAAATTCCGTTCGCGATACGGTTAAAGATATTCGACGCCTGCGTGATGTAGATCGAGTGGTTGGCCAGTTTATGGAATATGAATTCATCGACAGGGCCGGATTGAGCGGGATGAATATGGGGCAGGGCGTAGCTGAAATTGATCTGTATGCTCCCGATGAGCTTTATGACCAGATTTTGGTCGAAGTCGTCGGGGTAGAGATTCGTGGCAAGGATCATTTGCTGCAAATGATGCAGGATTTTGCCCATGCCAAACGAGAGTACGACCGCTTCGCCGAGGCGCTGGAAATGGTCAAGACAACGGGATATGGCATTGCCGCGCCGTCGTTATCTGAGATGGCACTAGACGATCCGCAGTTGATTCGTCAGGGTACAAGGTTTGGTGTGCGGCTCAAGGCGACAGCACCTTCTATACACATGATTCGTGTCGATGTGGAATCGGAATTTGCTCCGATTATCGGAACAGAGAAGCAAAGTGAAGAGCTTATGCGCTATCTGATGCAAGATTTTGAGAATGACCCAATCAAAATTTGGGAGTCAGACATTTTCGGACGTTCGCTGCATTCCATTGTACGGGAAGGCATTCAGGGTAAAATCGCCATGATGCCGGACAATGCACGCTATAAGCTGCAGGAAACGCTGGGTCGTATCATTAATGAAGGCTCCGGCGGTCTCATTGCTATTATTCTTTAA